A region from the Spirochaeta thermophila DSM 6192 genome encodes:
- a CDS encoding glycosyltransferase family 2 protein, which produces MESSLDLSVIIPHFDCPELLYRLLSTIPPHPGVEVIVVDDNSEKKPDPSRLSRFPHVVYYENTSGKKGAGTCRNIGLEHAKGRWVIFADADDIFLPGFYSIVAKYFTAEEDVIFFVPTSRYSDSGEPGFRHEADAGILLRYLKERDHKSELLVRYYIAAPWSKLIRRDFIEMHGLRFDEVLASNDVMFATKLGYHMKRFQVSPETIYCVMLRHGSLVMRKSREVIEARIDTHIRYVQFLKSHLPGKDARYVFLSRAFKRSLGLLNAARRIGVTYFLSTWFRFIRSGIPIVSWRLITPSFVWEKITKTLPNMKRESRFYTGR; this is translated from the coding sequence ATGGAGTCTTCACTCGATCTCTCTGTCATCATCCCTCATTTCGATTGCCCTGAGCTGCTTTATAGGCTTCTCTCCACCATTCCCCCGCATCCAGGGGTGGAGGTGATCGTCGTGGACGACAACAGTGAGAAGAAGCCGGATCCCTCTAGGCTCTCCAGGTTTCCCCATGTCGTGTATTATGAGAATACTTCGGGGAAAAAGGGTGCGGGTACCTGCAGGAATATAGGCCTCGAGCACGCGAAGGGCAGGTGGGTGATATTTGCGGATGCCGACGATATCTTCCTCCCGGGATTCTATTCCATTGTGGCGAAGTACTTCACCGCTGAAGAGGATGTGATCTTTTTCGTTCCCACCAGCAGATATTCCGATTCCGGAGAGCCTGGCTTCCGGCACGAGGCGGATGCGGGTATTCTCTTGCGCTATCTAAAGGAACGGGACCACAAGTCGGAGCTCCTGGTCCGGTACTACATTGCAGCACCGTGGTCGAAACTCATACGGCGGGACTTCATAGAGATGCATGGGCTTCGTTTCGATGAGGTTCTCGCCTCCAACGATGTGATGTTTGCGACAAAACTCGGCTATCACATGAAGAGATTCCAGGTTTCTCCCGAGACCATCTATTGTGTGATGTTGAGGCATGGAAGCTTGGTCATGCGCAAGTCGAGAGAGGTGATCGAGGCCAGGATAGATACTCATATACGATATGTCCAATTTCTCAAGTCGCATCTTCCGGGGAAGGATGCACGATACGTATTTCTTAGTCGAGCCTTCAAGCGGAGTCTCGGATTGCTGAATGCTGCAAGAAGGATAGGTGTTACATATTTCTTATCCACCTGGTTTCGTTTTATCAGATCGGGTATCCCAATTGTGAGCTGGAGATTGATCACCCCCTCGTTTGTGTGGGAGAAGATTACTAAAACCCTCCCCAACATGAAGAGAGAATCTCGTTTTTATACCGGGAGATGA
- a CDS encoding glycosyltransferase family 4 protein gives MHIVYVLTRSDTRGGVQVHVRDLCRALMALGHRCTVLMGGRGIFLDELAECGIPYVVIPSLKRSISPFKDLEAVLKIRKVLKDLRPDLVSTHTSKAGVLGRLAARSLGIPVVFTAHGWAFTEGVPAASRWIYRLLERIVAPCARKIITVSEFDREIALKGKVGRSSQLIAIHNGMPDVSVEHHAKPELQPPRMVMLARFEPQKDHKTLFLALSKLRHMEWHMECVGDGPLLEETKKLAYRLGLEERISFPGFRGDIEAVLAQSQIYVLISHWEGLPRSILEAMRAGLPVVASRVGGVEEAVEDGVTGYVVDRRDVDALAQRLERLIADPRLRASMGRAGRARYETHFTFERMLKETLELYQQVLEEERRN, from the coding sequence ATGCACATAGTGTATGTCCTTACCAGGTCCGACACCAGGGGCGGAGTGCAGGTCCATGTCCGTGATCTCTGCAGGGCGCTCATGGCTCTGGGGCATCGGTGTACCGTGCTTATGGGTGGGAGAGGCATCTTCCTTGATGAACTTGCCGAATGTGGTATCCCTTACGTGGTAATACCTTCATTGAAGAGAAGCATCTCCCCGTTCAAGGATCTCGAGGCGGTCTTGAAGATCAGGAAGGTGTTGAAGGATCTCCGTCCGGATCTCGTCTCCACCCATACGTCGAAGGCCGGTGTCCTCGGGAGATTGGCGGCGCGTTCCCTCGGCATCCCCGTGGTCTTTACCGCCCACGGCTGGGCCTTCACGGAAGGAGTGCCTGCTGCTTCCCGGTGGATCTATCGCCTGCTGGAACGTATCGTGGCCCCCTGTGCTCGAAAGATCATCACGGTGTCCGAGTTCGATAGAGAGATCGCCCTCAAGGGAAAGGTGGGAAGGTCTTCCCAATTGATTGCCATCCACAACGGGATGCCGGATGTGTCTGTCGAGCATCATGCGAAACCCGAACTCCAGCCTCCCCGAATGGTGATGCTCGCACGGTTTGAGCCTCAGAAAGATCACAAGACGCTCTTCCTCGCGCTCTCGAAACTGCGACATATGGAATGGCACATGGAGTGTGTGGGAGACGGTCCGCTTCTCGAGGAGACTAAGAAACTCGCCTACAGGCTCGGACTGGAGGAGAGGATATCTTTCCCCGGATTCCGAGGTGATATAGAAGCAGTCCTCGCCCAATCCCAGATCTATGTGCTCATCTCTCACTGGGAGGGCCTCCCAAGAAGCATCCTTGAGGCCATGAGGGCTGGGCTTCCTGTGGTGGCATCGCGTGTGGGGGGGGTGGAAGAAGCGGTGGAAGATGGCGTTACAGGATATGTGGTGGACAGGAGGGATGTGGATGCGCTCGCCCAGAGACTCGAGCGGTTGATCGCTGATCCCCGGTTGAGAGCTTCCATGGGCAGGGCCGGAAGGGCACGGTACGAAACCCATTTCACTTTCGAGAGGATGCTGAAAGAGACGCTCGAACTTTATCAGCAGGTCCTGGAAGAAGAGAGAAGAAACTGA
- a CDS encoding glycosyl transferase, with product MSKMRILTKLYHRIRRGTKKRIQYLFYLLRLKKEILVRKDVHLALDSSSNDEVIISLTSFPARFGVLGGCLKSLLYQRVRPHRLIVWLAEEEVEGLDLSKQIPEFEFFVRSGIEFALIEENLRSYNKLLPALKRYPRGIIVTCDDDILYPPWFLEKMVRAYNPEEICFYRAWEMETDPRGRMAPYHTWNDASSKTPSSRLFFTGVGGVLYPPGSLAEEVFNVSRIRELCPSGDDIWFNAMALLKGTKKRLLLSNSYSFPIIKESLSQRSALRERNVAQGFNDVMLRAVFDCYNLYQFL from the coding sequence ATGAGTAAGATGCGAATTCTCACGAAGCTGTATCATAGAATAAGAAGGGGGACAAAAAAGAGGATCCAATATCTGTTTTACCTGTTGCGATTGAAAAAAGAGATCCTTGTCAGAAAGGATGTACATCTTGCTCTCGATTCCTCGTCTAATGATGAGGTGATCATCAGCCTCACCTCCTTTCCGGCACGATTCGGTGTATTGGGGGGGTGTCTCAAAAGTCTACTCTATCAACGAGTACGTCCTCACCGATTGATCGTCTGGCTTGCGGAGGAAGAGGTAGAGGGTTTAGATCTTTCGAAACAGATCCCGGAATTTGAGTTTTTTGTACGAAGCGGGATAGAATTCGCCCTCATAGAGGAAAACCTGAGGTCCTATAACAAATTACTGCCTGCTCTAAAGCGCTATCCAAGAGGAATAATCGTAACATGTGATGATGATATTCTCTATCCTCCATGGTTTCTGGAGAAGATGGTTCGTGCGTATAATCCAGAGGAGATATGCTTTTATAGGGCATGGGAGATGGAAACGGATCCTAGAGGGAGAATGGCTCCCTATCACACGTGGAATGATGCTTCTTCAAAGACTCCCTCTTCAAGGTTGTTCTTTACTGGGGTAGGAGGCGTGCTCTATCCCCCTGGTTCTCTTGCCGAGGAGGTATTCAATGTGTCCCGGATACGGGAACTATGCCCTTCGGGTGATGATATATGGTTCAATGCCATGGCCTTGCTCAAGGGGACAAAAAAGCGATTGTTACTTTCGAATTCCTATTCCTTTCCCATAATCAAGGAATCACTCTCCCAGAGGAGTGCCTTGAGAGAGCGAAACGTGGCCCAGGGCTTCAATGATGTGATGTTGCGTGCAGTCTTTGATTGTTATAACCTGTATCAGTTTTTGTGA
- a CDS encoding oligosaccharide flippase family protein — protein sequence MSSRRSLVKGFLSFSIGPWLSALVAFVTTPLITWLLSPEEFGRGSLFLTAYGLLITMVLLGFDGAYVRYFHQYNDSRERASSLLLTFLVTPLTTVFLFSLFLGLFKEEISFLLTGTSDNAGSMMLFLGLLLLVGVLQRFALLIVRMQQKGVLFSLLTLLNSLANAGFIIGYSLLVRKDFNAMLWGRLGGLSLTFLAASLLVERTLWIGFFRKRVTLNASLMKEGFLYGLPLVPAELLTWVLNSMDKIALRSFSSFSEIGLYTAANKLLSALLLLRTSFSMFWVPVAYQKYEDDGDARFFGKVARIMTGLLFLLAMGVILAKDLVVLLLAGEYRGAASVMPFLVFVPTMYTLSEVTMVGINFKKQTHWHIVVSGISVVVNLVGNYLLVPRFGAKGAAIATGGSYIVFFYMRTIVSRRLFPVDYGMVRITVGVILLMSVAFVNTFLPSLWGMAAAGVGIGVLGVLYVHEIRKGFSFGIGILRSRMMRKDLDSR from the coding sequence ATGTCATCAAGAAGATCCTTAGTGAAGGGCTTTCTTTCTTTCTCGATCGGACCATGGCTCAGTGCTCTTGTCGCGTTTGTCACTACGCCTCTCATCACGTGGTTGCTTTCGCCTGAGGAGTTCGGGAGAGGCTCTCTTTTCCTTACCGCATATGGATTGCTCATTACCATGGTCCTGCTCGGTTTCGATGGCGCGTATGTACGGTATTTCCATCAGTACAATGATTCAAGGGAGCGGGCTTCCTCCCTTCTCCTTACCTTTCTCGTTACACCTCTTACGACGGTGTTTCTCTTTTCTTTGTTTCTAGGACTCTTCAAAGAGGAAATCTCTTTCTTATTGACTGGGACTTCGGATAATGCCGGGAGTATGATGTTGTTCTTGGGACTTCTGCTTCTGGTGGGAGTCTTGCAGAGGTTTGCCCTTCTGATAGTAAGAATGCAACAGAAAGGAGTATTGTTCTCGCTTCTCACGTTGCTGAATTCCCTGGCCAATGCGGGTTTCATCATCGGCTATAGTCTCCTGGTGAGAAAAGATTTCAATGCAATGCTCTGGGGACGTCTGGGGGGGCTCTCCCTCACTTTTCTGGCGGCGAGTCTCCTGGTGGAACGGACGTTATGGATCGGTTTTTTCAGGAAACGAGTGACTTTGAACGCTTCTCTCATGAAAGAGGGATTCCTCTACGGGCTCCCGCTTGTACCGGCCGAACTTCTCACCTGGGTGCTTAATTCCATGGATAAGATCGCGCTCCGGAGCTTCTCTTCCTTTTCCGAAATTGGACTTTATACGGCAGCGAATAAATTGCTCTCAGCCCTTCTTCTATTGCGGACGAGTTTTAGTATGTTCTGGGTCCCTGTTGCGTACCAGAAGTACGAAGATGACGGGGATGCAAGATTTTTTGGGAAGGTTGCGCGCATAATGACTGGTCTCCTTTTCCTCTTGGCCATGGGAGTGATTCTGGCAAAGGACCTCGTGGTACTCCTGCTCGCGGGAGAGTATAGAGGAGCGGCGAGCGTCATGCCCTTTTTGGTTTTCGTTCCCACAATGTACACGCTTTCTGAAGTGACAATGGTGGGAATAAACTTCAAGAAGCAGACCCATTGGCACATCGTCGTCTCGGGTATTTCTGTGGTGGTGAACTTGGTGGGTAATTATCTTCTTGTACCTCGTTTCGGAGCCAAGGGGGCAGCCATCGCTACGGGGGGTTCTTATATCGTATTTTTCTATATGAGGACGATTGTCTCCCGACGATTGTTCCCTGTGGACTACGGGATGGTTAGAATCACTGTCGGAGTTATTCTCCTTATGAGTGTAGCATTTGTGAATACTTTTCTCCCTTCCCTGTGGGGGATGGCTGCCGCAGGGGTCGGGATCGGGGTGCTAGGTGTGCTATATGTGCATGAAATAAGAAAGGGTTTCTCCTTTGGAATTGGAATACTCCGATCCCGAATGATGAGGAAGGACTTGGATTCGAGGTGA
- a CDS encoding glycosyltransferase family 4 protein, giving the protein MTRLGNVWTDYLPRGKRGIFRVIEELVKHLGPHSEVSLTLTSLAGKGLCGASYFYTKRLPAERQIPFAFPSSKLPAYASALILKMGRPFHDIYKRFTRKSWGTFSSIMEIPPSFFTPYDILHLPSFIGPSIPSLPIPMVITVHDLIPLFLPSGEDPLFRNFLIRKLGELHPEVWIHCISEATKKDLLTYAPHLDPGHVFVVPNGISSRFFRETETSAIEKTLAYYGLEPGTPYIVSLSTLQERKNLLTALRAFAAAKKEIPELRYVLIGYTPREEREKILTVLNELSIASHVIITGFLPDDRVRALYSAAKAFVFPSLYEGFGLPPLEAMACGLPVICSNTSSLPEVVGDAGILLDPYDIHGFSEAICRIVTDSELRQRLSQKGLERSASFTWRHTTDKLVEMYKYILEHD; this is encoded by the coding sequence GTGACCCGACTGGGAAACGTGTGGACCGATTATCTTCCCCGGGGGAAGAGAGGCATCTTCAGGGTGATAGAAGAACTCGTGAAGCATCTGGGCCCACACAGTGAGGTCTCTCTCACCCTCACTTCTCTTGCGGGAAAGGGATTGTGCGGTGCCTCATACTTCTATACGAAAAGGCTGCCGGCTGAACGCCAGATACCATTTGCCTTCCCCTCTTCCAAGCTCCCGGCGTACGCTTCTGCCCTCATATTGAAGATGGGGCGTCCCTTCCACGACATCTACAAACGCTTCACTCGGAAATCGTGGGGAACCTTTTCTTCCATCATGGAGATCCCTCCATCGTTCTTTACACCTTACGACATACTCCACCTTCCTTCTTTCATCGGTCCGAGTATACCTTCCCTTCCCATTCCTATGGTCATCACCGTGCACGATCTCATACCTTTGTTCCTCCCCTCAGGAGAAGACCCGCTTTTCAGGAACTTTCTCATCCGGAAGCTCGGTGAACTGCATCCTGAAGTCTGGATCCACTGCATCTCCGAGGCCACGAAAAAGGATCTTCTCACCTACGCACCGCACCTCGATCCGGGCCATGTTTTCGTGGTTCCCAACGGGATTTCCTCCCGTTTCTTCCGGGAAACAGAGACGTCGGCCATAGAGAAAACACTCGCATACTATGGGCTCGAACCGGGCACGCCCTATATCGTCTCCCTCAGCACCCTTCAGGAGAGGAAAAACCTCCTCACTGCACTCAGGGCGTTCGCTGCCGCAAAAAAAGAAATTCCCGAATTGAGGTATGTGCTCATCGGCTACACCCCCAGAGAGGAAAGGGAAAAGATCCTCACGGTGCTCAACGAACTCAGTATCGCTTCACACGTCATCATTACAGGATTTCTTCCGGACGACAGGGTGAGAGCCCTTTACTCCGCGGCAAAGGCCTTCGTCTTTCCCTCCCTCTATGAAGGATTCGGCCTTCCTCCACTCGAAGCCATGGCCTGCGGCCTTCCCGTCATCTGCAGCAACACCTCATCGCTCCCCGAAGTGGTAGGAGATGCGGGGATCCTCCTCGATCCATATGATATCCATGGCTTCTCGGAAGCGATATGTAGAATCGTGACTGATTCCGAACTTCGGCAACGGCTCTCACAGAAGGGGTTGGAGCGAAGCGCCTCTTTCACGTGGAGGCACACCACAGACAAACTGGTGGAAATGTACAAGTATATCCTCGAACACGATTAA
- a CDS encoding glycosyltransferase family 1 protein: MDMKILVDALAVVEHMTGVSRYAFQLLTHLARVDEKNSYRVLVPSSLSPDHPLIRRLEGCANFSLMKADIPPVGPKRDIRYRALAGLDFDVYHCLNSNYPLGFHYPRGVVTIHDLKYLKYPRFMGNAWWLKTRYLELVFKSAAKRCAKVIAVSHATKRDIVDLFSIPDPDRIVVIHEAGGLFSASSNVPEQGDRILETYGVKRPYFLFLGEHRPHKNIEGVIEAFERFRQMCRDPFHLVITGKVHPSYRARMTRLKWGRDDVVFTGFIPDEHLPVLYRHAYGFLLPSFYEGFGIPILEAMEAGVPVITSNVSSMPEVGGDACLTVSPYDPEDIARKMYVLATDAGLHALLREKGYARAKEFSWEKAARETLKVYEQVGSNS, translated from the coding sequence ATGGATATGAAGATCCTCGTCGACGCCCTCGCGGTAGTGGAGCACATGACTGGAGTCTCACGGTATGCGTTTCAGCTTCTTACCCATCTGGCCCGTGTGGATGAGAAGAATTCGTACAGGGTCCTGGTGCCTTCTTCTTTGTCTCCAGATCACCCCCTGATACGGAGACTTGAGGGCTGTGCCAACTTTTCCCTGATGAAGGCGGATATTCCTCCGGTTGGACCGAAGAGGGATATAAGGTATAGAGCTCTCGCTGGGTTGGATTTCGATGTGTATCACTGTTTGAACTCGAATTATCCCCTTGGGTTCCATTATCCGAGGGGAGTGGTGACCATCCACGATCTGAAATATCTAAAGTATCCTCGTTTCATGGGAAACGCGTGGTGGCTCAAGACTCGCTACCTCGAGCTGGTATTCAAGAGTGCAGCCAAGCGATGCGCAAAGGTGATCGCTGTCTCCCATGCCACGAAAAGGGACATCGTCGACCTCTTCTCCATCCCCGATCCTGATCGTATCGTGGTCATCCACGAGGCGGGAGGTCTCTTTTCAGCCTCTTCGAATGTCCCTGAACAGGGAGACCGTATCCTCGAAACATACGGGGTGAAGAGACCGTATTTCCTTTTCCTCGGTGAGCACCGCCCGCACAAGAATATAGAAGGTGTGATCGAGGCCTTCGAACGCTTCAGGCAAATGTGTCGAGATCCGTTCCACCTTGTGATCACCGGGAAGGTCCATCCTTCTTACAGGGCGAGGATGACTCGACTGAAGTGGGGGCGAGACGACGTGGTATTCACAGGATTCATTCCCGATGAGCATCTTCCTGTGCTCTACCGGCATGCGTATGGGTTTCTCCTGCCTTCTTTCTACGAGGGCTTCGGCATTCCCATTCTTGAGGCGATGGAGGCAGGAGTACCGGTGATCACCTCGAATGTCTCTTCCATGCCGGAGGTGGGAGGCGACGCGTGTCTCACCGTCTCTCCATATGATCCCGAGGATATCGCCCGGAAGATGTACGTGCTTGCCACGGATGCGGGGTTGCATGCCCTCTTGAGGGAAAAAGGCTATGCGCGGGCCAAGGAGTTCTCTTGGGAGAAAGCCGCCCGTGAGACGCTTAAGGTATACGAACAGGTGGGTTCGAATAGTTAA
- a CDS encoding glycosyltransferase family 4 protein: MHVVHVLTRSDTRGGVQVHVRDIASFMLREGHKVTVLVGGSGPFLEELEKENIPYKVVSFLHREISPFHDLFALWHLIRLFRQLKPDLVCTHTSKAGVLGRCAAWLLGIPATFTVHGWAFTEGITSRMRSFYVLVERIASLFARKIITVSEYDRTLALQQRVADSKKIVTIHNGIPVGNASSGRRIWKNPPGLVMVARFEYQKDHPTLFKALSLLRDLEWSLVCVGDGPLLESMKEEAKALGIGDRVEFLGFCEDVEGVLASSQIFVLASRWEGFPISILEAMRAGLPVVASDVGGCREAVVEGETGYLVPRGDHMVLAERLRELILDPGKRERMGRAGRERFLAHFTFDHMMELLLDLYKELTESRYE; the protein is encoded by the coding sequence ATGCATGTAGTTCATGTCCTCACCAGGTCCGATACAAGAGGGGGTGTTCAGGTTCACGTAAGGGATATCGCTTCTTTCATGTTGCGTGAAGGACATAAAGTTACCGTGTTGGTCGGAGGTTCTGGACCTTTCCTGGAAGAACTTGAGAAGGAGAATATCCCATACAAAGTCGTATCTTTCCTCCACCGTGAGATTTCTCCTTTTCATGATCTCTTTGCGCTATGGCATCTCATTCGTTTATTCCGGCAACTGAAACCTGATCTCGTATGTACACACACCTCAAAGGCTGGGGTTCTGGGAAGATGTGCCGCCTGGTTGTTGGGAATCCCTGCTACTTTTACAGTGCATGGATGGGCCTTCACAGAAGGGATCACCTCCAGAATGCGGAGTTTTTATGTCTTGGTGGAGCGGATAGCGTCTCTCTTTGCGCGCAAGATAATTACCGTTTCAGAGTACGATCGTACTCTTGCGCTTCAACAACGTGTGGCAGATTCGAAGAAGATAGTTACCATCCATAACGGTATCCCGGTGGGCAATGCCTCTTCTGGTAGAAGAATCTGGAAGAATCCTCCTGGCCTCGTAATGGTAGCTCGTTTTGAATATCAGAAGGATCACCCTACTCTTTTCAAAGCCCTTTCGTTGCTGCGTGACCTCGAGTGGAGCCTCGTCTGCGTGGGTGATGGCCCTCTCCTTGAATCGATGAAGGAAGAGGCGAAGGCCTTGGGGATTGGAGACAGGGTGGAATTCCTCGGTTTCTGTGAGGACGTGGAGGGAGTACTCGCCTCTTCTCAGATCTTTGTGCTCGCTTCCAGATGGGAGGGGTTCCCCATCAGTATCCTGGAGGCCATGCGCGCCGGGCTTCCGGTAGTAGCTTCTGATGTGGGGGGGTGCAGGGAAGCTGTGGTTGAAGGGGAGACGGGCTACCTCGTACCTCGGGGCGATCACATGGTTCTTGCCGAGCGATTGCGCGAGCTTATTCTCGATCCCGGCAAGCGGGAGAGGATGGGTCGGGCGGGTCGTGAACGGTTTCTGGCCCATTTCACCTTTGATCATATGATGGAGTTGTTACTCGATCTCTACAAGGAGTTGACGGAGAGCCGGTATGAATAA
- a CDS encoding glycosyltransferase family 2 protein translates to MKSRQVLSLGSLSTTRYLIRHIPQVDIPSTEEAFSTLLSLPPHPSRKREDGLRKNGLYKYSFRQEDGKWWAVENGVLLFPVGGRIVSPFEGMLPLVTVITVSYNAERHLRDAIESVLSQTYPNVEYIVIDGGSTDGTLRILEEYSPSLDYWVSEPDEGIYHAFNKGLLLARGEIIGILNADDEYFPHAVEESVGAILSSGVDYSIGEVIHMDQKILMKPIFPLSSKRIYQEMPYPHIGAFFRRSVYKKTGLFDTRYTIAADHDMALRIIERGFLPVYAKRVIGKVRGGGISDSIGANEEFMSIAIAHGKPRWKAYLSFALQLVKGGIQRILPGFLVKCIKRMKKSRFEMLLP, encoded by the coding sequence ATGAAATCACGGCAGGTTCTCTCTCTTGGTAGCTTGAGCACTACTCGTTATCTCATCCGACACATTCCACAGGTCGATATTCCTTCGACGGAAGAAGCCTTTTCTACTCTTCTTTCCCTTCCCCCCCATCCTTCTCGGAAAAGAGAAGATGGTCTCAGAAAAAACGGTCTCTATAAGTACTCCTTCCGCCAGGAAGATGGGAAATGGTGGGCAGTGGAAAATGGTGTGCTTCTTTTTCCAGTGGGAGGAAGGATCGTCTCTCCCTTTGAGGGTATGCTTCCTCTTGTCACGGTTATCACCGTCTCGTATAACGCTGAGAGACATCTCCGCGATGCGATAGAGAGCGTGCTCTCTCAGACGTATCCTAATGTTGAATATATCGTGATCGATGGGGGCTCTACCGATGGTACTCTCCGTATCCTCGAAGAGTATTCACCTTCTCTTGATTACTGGGTGAGTGAGCCTGATGAAGGGATTTATCATGCCTTCAACAAGGGGCTCCTGCTCGCCAGGGGCGAGATCATAGGGATCTTGAATGCAGATGACGAATATTTCCCCCATGCTGTAGAAGAGAGCGTGGGAGCCATTCTCTCTTCAGGTGTCGATTACAGCATAGGAGAGGTGATCCATATGGATCAGAAGATCCTTATGAAGCCTATCTTTCCTCTTTCCTCAAAGAGGATATATCAAGAGATGCCGTATCCCCACATAGGAGCATTTTTCAGAAGATCAGTGTACAAAAAAACGGGCCTTTTTGATACAAGATACACGATTGCGGCCGATCATGACATGGCGCTTCGGATCATAGAGAGGGGATTCCTCCCGGTATATGCGAAACGTGTGATAGGGAAGGTGAGAGGAGGAGGCATCAGCGATTCGATTGGTGCTAATGAAGAATTTATGAGCATAGCTATTGCCCATGGGAAGCCACGATGGAAAGCGTATCTGAGTTTTGCTCTCCAATTGGTCAAGGGCGGGATTCAGCGAATCCTTCCCGGTTTTCTCGTAAAGTGTATTAAAAGAATGAAGAAGAGCAGATTCGAGATGCTCCTCCCCTGA
- a CDS encoding GumC family protein, whose product MQREQDLSLITLIQIFRARIKLFWLVFFLSIIVAIAYALLARHLYTAQAVVLTQSVSSSTSSISSSVMDQLSSLGLSGGTAPLEVILYPNVLESDTAALYVYEKLALSHYELFKGETTEDRIKALRDRVRIHADSYNRRVIIEATTPDPQLSADIVNAFVEALEKLVAQVQASPARRKLAYLEDKLVKVKQELDDAQRKLKEFQETYLLWDVEEQASKLIEEVTELSVEKERLLLSLNTEQKLLGGSGPGDSIQRSRIAAYDDAIKRYQEELKRIAGLSGVLADLMREVEVKEAVYTFLITQYEQAKLEEMNEVYVVPVLEYARVPEKRSWPTRKLIAGIGLVAGILGGLFLVFFLEFWNRFREKLREAERESL is encoded by the coding sequence ATGCAGAGAGAGCAGGATCTTTCTTTGATCACCCTGATACAGATTTTCCGTGCGAGAATCAAGTTGTTCTGGCTCGTCTTTTTTCTGAGCATTATCGTAGCGATCGCTTATGCTCTACTCGCGAGGCATCTCTATACTGCACAGGCCGTAGTGCTCACCCAGAGCGTCTCCAGCTCTACGAGCAGTATCTCCAGTTCGGTTATGGACCAGCTCTCCTCTTTGGGATTGAGTGGGGGTACGGCTCCTTTGGAAGTAATTCTCTATCCTAATGTCCTAGAGAGTGACACGGCGGCACTCTATGTATACGAGAAGCTCGCTCTTTCCCACTACGAATTATTCAAAGGAGAGACCACGGAGGACAGGATAAAGGCCCTTCGTGACAGGGTGAGAATCCATGCCGATTCCTATAACAGAAGAGTGATCATCGAGGCCACCACCCCTGATCCTCAGCTTTCCGCGGACATCGTGAACGCCTTTGTGGAAGCCCTCGAAAAACTGGTGGCACAAGTGCAAGCCAGTCCGGCGCGCAGAAAGCTAGCTTACCTGGAAGACAAGCTGGTGAAGGTGAAACAGGAACTGGATGATGCTCAGAGAAAACTCAAGGAGTTCCAAGAGACGTACCTCTTGTGGGATGTGGAAGAGCAGGCTTCGAAGCTCATAGAAGAGGTGACCGAACTTTCAGTTGAAAAGGAACGTCTGTTGCTGAGCCTCAACACCGAGCAGAAACTTCTGGGTGGGAGCGGCCCTGGAGACAGTATCCAGCGAAGCAGGATAGCCGCCTATGATGACGCGATAAAGCGATATCAGGAAGAATTGAAACGTATCGCAGGGTTGAGTGGGGTGTTGGCCGACCTCATGCGGGAAGTGGAAGTGAAGGAAGCGGTATATACATTCCTCATCACTCAATACGAGCAGGCCAAGCTGGAGGAAATGAACGAGGTCTATGTGGTGCCCGTGTTGGAGTATGCCAGGGTCCCTGAGAAACGAAGCTGGCCCACCCGAAAACTTATTGCAGGTATAGGTCTGGTTGCAGGGATTCTTGGCGGACTCTTTCTGGTATTCTTCCTCGAGTTCTGGAACAGGTTCAGAGAGAAACTCCGGGAAGCAGAGCGGGAATCGCTATAG